The following proteins are co-located in the Telopea speciosissima isolate NSW1024214 ecotype Mountain lineage chromosome 9, Tspe_v1, whole genome shotgun sequence genome:
- the LOC122640334 gene encoding gibberellin 2-beta-dioxygenase 8-like encodes MDSEPPFEVAYKSLLVIEENSKEVKLKSNVVEEECQLPVIDLSRLHGSSEAEKEECKRERVRASVEWGFFQAVNHGKSQEVLKRLWREQVKLFRQPFKHKVGIGSGGKVSGVPGGSYLWGTPTATCLKQFSWTEAFHIPLADVSKSVNTNSTLRYAFTYSFYFPKLI; translated from the coding sequence ATGGACTCAGAACCTCCGTTTGAAGTGGCTTACAAGTCCCTCCTGGTCATAGAAGAGAACTCTAAAGAAGTAAAACTCAAGAGCAATGTAGTTGAAGAGGAGTGCCAGCTCCCTGTAATCGATCTCAGCCGTTTACATGGAAGTAGTGAAGCTGAGAAAGAAgagtgtaagagagagagagttagggCTTCAGTAGAGTGGGGTTTCTTTCAAGCTGTGAACCATGGAAAATCTCAGGAGGTTCTGAAGAGGTTGTGGCGAGAGCAGGTGAAGTTATTCCGGCAGCCGTTCAAACACAAGGTCGGCATTGGCAGCGGGGGGAAGGTTTCAGGTGTACCGGGTGGTAGCTACTTGTGGGGGACTCCAACGGCAACATGTTTGAAGCAGTTCTCTTGGACCGAGGCTTTTCATATTCCTCTTGCTGATGTTTCCAAGTCTGTTAACACCAACAGTACTCTCAGGTACGCGTTCacttattctttttatttccccAAACTGATTTGA